CAGAGAGGGAGCTCAGTCCAGGGTGGAGATTAATGGCTGCAGGCAGCACAGAGAACAGCAGTTGGTCAGCCTGGATCCAAACCCAAGGTGGCTGGCTGGATCCCAGGCTGCTACGTATCGTGGCTTTGTTCATGGGGCCGGGGCTGGACAGCCCCAAAGAGCTTGCAGGAGAACCCTTTGGAGCAGCACGGTTGGCAAGGAGAGGACTCCTGAATCCCTCTCAAAAAGTGATGAGACGGGACGATTATCACTTAGTTAATATAACCTGTCAAAGTTCATTTTcacacaacaaacacatgaatgtgCTAAATAATTCAAACAATACAGATATATCCAGAGTAACCTTGCAGGAGGTAATCAATATTACCAGTTTGCCGCGTATTTTTCTAaacccttttcctatgcttttacatacacacatatgtgtatatacaaatatatactttGTTTGCAGAAATGAAATTATATGTATTAATTTGCTTTATCCATTTAACATGATGTCTTGGAGAGCTTTCCAGGTTAgtatcttcttttccttttaaaaaataactactaTCTAAAATTCCATTACATGAAtggtttataatttatttaaccaaacttccattgttggacatttagcaggtttgtgggttttttggttaTCAAACAATTTGCTGTGGATATGTAACATACACTTTGTAGTGCTTCcttttatctatatctatatctatctatctcagtATTTCTCCCAGAATAGATGCCCTaacatggaaatacaaaggagacATCTATGGTAAAGTTGgaagatattgccaaattgtccTGCAGAAAGACTACACTATTTATGGCTCAATAATATTCgtatatataaatcatatatatatagcatatatataatattcatcTATACATATCACACTTTCTTTATTCCTCTattgatgggcacctaggtttCTTTGCAGATACGAAATgtgcagtgtggggaatatagtcaataattgtGTCATATCTTCGTATGCTGACAGATGACAACTAGACTTATCCTGGGGAtcgttttgaaatgtatagaaatgttGAACCACTGTCTTGTGTACCAGAAGTTAACATAGTGTtgcaggtcaattatacttcaaaaacaaacaaattcacagaaaaaagagatcagatttgtggctcccagaggcagaggagggggaagggggaattaGATGAAGGCAATCAGAAGGTACAatcttccagttacaagatacgTAAGTATTagggatataatatacaacatGGTAAAGATAATCAGTACTGCTAcgtgttataaatgaaagctgcTAAAAGAATAAATCTTAAGAGTtcacatcacaaggaaaaaacattttttaaaatttcttactgCTGTTATCGCTATGAGATGATGCATGTTCACTCAACTCACggtgataatcatttcacgatgtatataagtcaaatcatgttTCACACCTTAAACatacacagtgctgtatgccaattatctctcaacaaaactgaaagggaaaaaaaagactatacaATTTACACTTCCAACCACAGTGAAGGAGACATGGATTTCTCACACACTGATCCAGTACATTTGTAGTCTTGCGTCcccaagttaaattttttttttaaacaacataaatttattctcttgcagttctggagcTCAGAAGATTGAAATCAAGGTATACATTCTAAAGTATGGGCAGGGCAACTCCTTCCAGAGCTCTAGGGGATAAGACCTTCCTTGCTTGTTCTAGCTGCTAGAGCTGCATTCCTCGGCTCTTGACCCCTTCTTCTATCTTTAAGGCCAGCAGCATAACACCTTCAAAACTCTGCTCTGTCTTCACTTTGCCTTCTCCCAATCTGTGACaagtctccctctgcctccctcctacATAGACatttgtgattacatttaggacCTACCCAGGaagtccaggataatctcctcatctcaaaatccttactttaggggcttccctggtggcgcagtggttgagagtctgcctactgatgcaggggacacggaatcgtgccccggtccgggaggatcccacatgccacagagcggctgggcccgtgagccatggccgctgagcctgtgcgtccggagcctgtgctccgcaaagggagaggccacaacagtgggaggcccgtgtaccgcaaaaacaaacaaacaaacaaaaaaaaccttacttTAGTCATGTCTGCAAAGTCACTattgccatataaggtaatattcacaagttaaattttttttaattctatttatttatgtctttcttgaagtagagttgatttacaatgctgtgttagtttcaggtgtacagcacagtgattcagttatacatatacacacgtagctattctttttcagatttttttccattatgttattacaagatactgaatatagttccctgtgctctacagtaggtccttgttgtttacctattttctatatagtagtgtgtaactgttaatcccaacctcctaatttatccctctcccctgaAGTTTTTAATGGACTATTTCCAGCTGTATATAGTCCCATAGGCCCCTTGGGATGTATCCCAGTTGGGGATATAAGGCAAAAAATTCTCACCACAGTAAAGACATTTAATTAGCAGAAGTTGTGTAACCCAATATAACCTGCTGGTTACTCTAGCACTTCAGTTCCAAGTATGAAGCAAAGCATAATCATGGCCTGGAATAGTCTTGCTGAAGTAGGCATTGCAAAAACAGGTGCTGCAAGGTTATTAAGGAGGGACTCTCTCCAATACCTGAACTTTATGAAGCACGCAATTGCCTGGCAGGTCCTGTACTTGTACTTTACACCCACCATCTCACTGAAGGCTCACAAGCCTGAAGGGCTGCTTCCATTGGCACCCCCATGtcccagatgaagaaagtgagactCAAAGAAAGTCATGCCTTGCAAATACTCCCAAACCCACCAGAGACCCACTGATGTGGACTCTCCAGTCCTGGGGTCCAGAAAAGCTCTGCAGATGCTTTTCATGCACCTGGAAATAATGCGGAGTGCTTTACCTACCAAATAAaacctttatttctttgtgaaaaacaaaacaaaatgatgtcCCTAGAAAAAGTGGATTTCTGGTACTCGAGTGACAATCACAAATTTGGGGATTTGCTAAATTCTCATGACCTATTATCATTTGAAAGGGTCAGGTGTCTGCAGCAGCCATGAGATGCAAATGAACAATGAAGGGAGAAGACTGAGTCAAGACCTTGGGAATTCCTAGATGTCCtcctgtaactgagcaggactctatggggccttcctgggacagacccttctcccatatcctctgctttagctccgtTCTGGAGTACCCAGATAATAGTCTCTGATGCACAtctcctgagttgttttacagatgctaaaataacccccaaatggaagaaattaactacttaatgaccatgagcacatagtcCCCAGGCCTACTGGAGACTAAGGATTGATCAttttaacccctgtgacaccctTACCATCAAACAATCGGAGAATTGTGCACTAGCTGATCACAGACCCTGGGACTCCCCTTCCCACCTTGCCTTTAAATAGGCTTTGCTGAGACCCATCCGGGAGTTCAGGCTTTCTGAGCACTAGCTGTCCCCAACTCCTTGTATGACACCTTacaataaacactgcactttccttcaccacagtccggtgtcagtagactggctttactgCCTGCGAGGGAGCAGACCCAAGTTTTGGGCCAGTAACACTCAGTCTGTAAAACCCACCCATCGTACTTGCAGCCATCAaagttgtatttcttttatttttttaaatggcacgAGACCTCGAGGCTGTCACAGCTTCCATGTTCAGACTCCTGAATTTGCTGGAATTCCATTTTTCCTGGAATTTCATATTCCAGAGAGTCATTTCCCAACCCTGTCAAATCCTTTAAACACCCAACTGCACGCTCAGCTCCCTAGTCCCAGATCTTGTTTATGTTGTATCTTTGTCATCTTTGTCCTGTTCCATAAAGAGTTGGGGATGAACACCAAGACATTGTGTTACAGAGCATGAGACCTTGTTAGGTCAGAGATGATGAAATTAAAAAGTCAGAAAGCACATATCCGACTAACGACATCTCCTTAACACCTGGGGGCCTGCTGCCTTTCTGCATGATTTTAAGTGTGTAACAGATAATATTTGGAGGAATTACAAGgtgtcttccctccttcccctactTCCCTATACTCACTGGCATTCCTCTGTGTTGCAACAGTCAATTATAAAATACACTCACTGTCCTTGGGGGAGGGTGGACACAGCTTAGAGAAGCAAGTCAACTGAGTTCCTCAGTCGGTTTTCTTTCAGACTCTACATACTAGTTCTGAAAGCACAGGCTTTCCATTTCAAGATCTCAGCTTTTGGGGAGAAAAGGATTTGGGTGGACATGGTAGGATGGGGATAAGGCCAAACCCCACACGAAACTGGAGATAGGGTTGATACCATAAAGTGtagatgtgtttttaaaattcatgatttAAGAGCTAGCTTTCCACAtaacaggagagaaaaataagataGACGCTAGAGGGAAGATAAAGGAAAGATGTGAGCCAAAAAGTTAGGCATCTGAGAATGATTAATAGGGTCCCATCCCTGCCCTGGAAGAGGGTGTAGTGGGGCTGGAAGGAGGCACCGCCCAGGAAGGCTGCCAGCCTTTCCAAGAGACTTGGCGAGCTCAGAGGAGCTTAGGGTTGGACAAATGGGCCAGAGTCATGGACCCAACCCAGGAAGCCATGACAGGACTCCTGGGTCTTTGAAGGGTGAGTATGCAAAGCAGCTCAAGACAGCCTTGGGGCCGCTGGGCCCGGTCATCAGGAAGAGCTGTGGTTTCTTTCACCCTCTGCAGCTCAGCTCACATCCCTGGCTTCTGCTCGCTCAGCTTCTGGCCTCCTATGAGGAAAATGCCTGTATCATGGGAACATTACAGAAGACTCTGGGTTGGGGTGAGGTAGTGAGAGGACAGAAAGTTTGCATAAACCAGAACATGAGGAAACAGACTTCCTCCTGTCTAGAGAGGGAGATGGGAAGAGGCAGGCACTGCACAGAAGCAGAAAACACAGGGCTGGCATCCAATGGTGCTCACCCCCCATCCTGCCTCATCTCTTCTGGTCCCCACCCAGAAACCCAGAGAAACCTCAACCAGACAGTCTTGAAAGCAGATACAAGCTCCCTGGCCTCTGGGTGAGAAAAGGAAGTTTtatgaaaagaggagaaaagaaaaaacaaagtctgATGTTGCACAACAGGTGAAGTCCTACTCTGCCACACCACAAGGAGTCCATGCTGTCATCTGTAATTCCCTGGTAAAGCATTTCTTCATGAGGGTGTTCAGGCCTACTGCTGTCTTCCTTGGTGATCCGGCCTCTGTGAAGCTgagtttctctcttctccacacCTCAGGGGCAGGGAGGTGTGGGGAAAGGGCTCCACTGTGAGGGAGGAGGTCCAGATTCTGGCCCTAACCCTGCCTTCTCTCTAATAATGAAACCAGACATCAGCCATGGCTTTGCTCTGGGGTTCAATAGACAAATGAGAGGGTAGATTCCTCCAGATAGGAGACCAAGATGCCCAGAGGGCCCCAGGAGTCTCAATAAGAGTcaggcttcctctctctctcttttttttttgatacttatttattttgtttgcctgcatcgggtcttagttatggcacgtgggacctttgttgcggcatacgggatctttagttgcggcatgcgaacgcttagttgcagcatgtgggatctagttccttgaccagggattgaacccggggcccctgaattgggagcgtggagtcttagccactggagcaCCAGAGAAGTCTCCAGGCTTCCTCATAATGTGGCTGGTGGGTGTTGCATCTTTGGTGAAGCCTCAGCCCTCACACTCAGCTGCTGAAGCAGCCCCTCCTCTTGAGATGCCTCACCTCATCATAATCTGTCACCTTGGAATGTGTCCACTTTGCCCTGAGTTTCTCCTGTGGGTAAGTTTGTCTCATCTTCTAGAATGTTCCATTCCCTTCCACACTAAGCTGGAGGGGGTCATTGTCAATGACCCTTCCATTGgtgactgtattagtttcctattgctgctgtaacaaattacacaAACTTGGTGTCCTAAAAAAATACAGTTATGCTCTTaaagttctagaggtcagaagtccacAATCTCATCCACTGAGCTGACATCAAGGTGGCTGTGCTCCTTCTGGAAGTTTTAGGAGAGAaaccattttcttgccttttccagcttctagagctgcATTCTTGCATTTCTTGGCTCgtggcctcttcctccatcttcaaagccagcagcatggCATCTTGCATTTGTTTGCACATTGCCTTCTCTTCTGTGGTCACATCTCCTTCTGcaccctcttataaggacacttatgATCAGATTTAGGATCCAgacaaataatccaggataatctcttcatctcaagattcttaacttgatcacatctgcaaaggctTTTTTACCTTATAAAGgaatattcacagattctggggattaggatgtgaacatcttgggggccattattcagcctaccacagagATCTATACCTTGTCTCAGGCCTGGGGATCATGAATTCTCTCTCCCAACCCCTTCCCTCAGAATGGTGTGTATCTTTCACCAAAGACCATACCCTAACCTTCCTGGCCACCCCAATTACCCGTCCTTTCCCTCTCTTCAGGCCCTGAGGATATTGGTCCAATGGAACTTCCTATGATGATAGGAATGTTCTACATTTGCACCATGCAACGTGGCAGCCACGAACCACATGTAGCCAgtgagcacctgaaatgtgactagtgcaactgaggaattgaatttcaaattttatttaactgaaattaaatttaattgaaatttaaatagctacttgtggctagtggctacgTATTGGACAGCTCAGATCTAGGCAGATGAGAAGTAGAAGACAAGACCAGTCAGGTTCTTTGCTGCTAGCCTCTTCTCACACATTTTGGGATCAGTTCTGCCCCTCCCCAACCTCCTTTTCTCAGTCCCTGCAGAATCTGAAGGAGGTTTCTACAGGAGCTCTGGGATGATGGGAGTGGCTGAGGGCAGGGCAAGGAAGGAAATTGTGTCTATTGGCCCCAGAGAGGTACATAGTCTCAGTTCTGCTTTTGCATCAGACTAAGAACATTCAAACAAGAAATGTAGAtcataactacaatgaggtatcacctcacactggtcagaatggacatcaccaaaaagtctacaaataataaatgctggggtttccctggtggcgcagtggttgagaatctgcctgctaatgcaggggacacaagttcgagccctggtctgggaagatcccacatgccgtggagcaacgaggcccatgagccacaactactgagcctgtgcgtctggagcctgtgctccacaacaagagaggccacgacagtgagaggtccacgcaccacgatgaagagtggcccccgcttgccacaactagagaaagccctcgcacagaaacgaaaacccaacacagccaaaaataaaaataaattaattaaaagaaggctcaacatttttttttaaaaaataaataaataaatgctggagagggtgtggagaaaagggaaccctcctatactgttggtgggaatacaaactggtaaagccactatggagaacagtatggaggttccttaaaaaactaaaaatagagctaccatatgatccagcaatcccactcctgggcatataccctgagaaaaccataatttgaaaagatacatgcaccccaatgttcattgcagcactatttacaatacagtagccaggacatggaagcaacctaaatgtccatcgacagatgagtggataaagaagatgtggtacacatatacaatggaatattactcagccataaaaagaatgaaatattgccatttgcagcacatggatggacctgaaaattgtcatactaagtgagacaaagaaagacaaatactgtacattatcacttatatgtggaatctaaaaacaaaacaaaacaaatgaatttatttacaaaacagaaacagactcacagacacagaaaacaaacttatggttaccaaatgggaaagggagagaggggagggatcaattaggagtatggaattaacagatacacactactatatataaaatagctaaacaacaaggatttactgtagagcacagggaactatattcaatatcttgtaataacctataatggaaaagaatatgaagtatatatatataatatatatatgaatatataactgaatcactttgctgtacacctgaaacaacacATTATagatcaactatagttcaataaaaaaaaaaagaacacaaacaattTTGACGTAGCTCCCTCTTTACCCTACTTACACGATGAGCTGTCCTTTTGGGGACCATGGAGGCATGGCACAACGAGCACAGAAAAGGGGACTAACCTGGGGCTTGACACTGGCCTTGATGCTCTCTGGGTGGCCTTTAGAAAGTCACTTCTCAGTTCTTATTCCTCAGTTTCTGTACTATGATAGGGCTGGACCAGATGGTCTGAGAGGTTCCTCCCAGCTTGTGAATCAAGATTTAATTGTGCATGTAATTCTACTTGCGAGTCACGTTCTGCCTGGCCCATGTCATAGGAAGTCATGACCGAAGGGCTGTTAAGTGGCCTTGGGTTACTCCCATCACACTCTAGAACCAAATCTGACATCTGTTCTTTTGTCCTCATGACCACACTTTGCATTTGCTTTGGCTCTAGAGGGCCGATCCACTAATCTAATCTGCCTGATGACCCTGGGAGGATAGACGTTATAGcccattttaagtgaaaaagctgaggctcagagagggaaagagagaaacttCCAGGCGCCAGGCCCCACGATGAGAGCTTTACACATCATATCATAACACCCCTTCAAAGTGAATAATATCACTCCCACTTTACAGGGGTGAAAATTGAGGTCCAATGAGACAagatgactttcttttttttttttttttttttgcggtacgcgggcttctcacggttgtggcctctcccgttgcggagcacaggctctggacgcgcaggctcagcagccatggctcacgggcccagccgttccgcggcatgtgggatcttcccggaccggggcacgaacccgtgtccccctgcatcggcaggcggactctcaaccactgcgccaccagggaagcccccaagatgaCTTTCTTAATGATAGTGAGTGATGGAGGCCCACTTTTCTGATTCTGAGCTGCTTCATCTTCCCTCTCTGTTGTGCTGCTGTTCCTATTTACAGCTTCCCTACAAGATGTTGAAATGATAGCCCTCAGCAGCACAGGTAATCTTTTTGGATCAGCCTTTCACGGTGCACCCCAAGCAGACCTACATGCCTTAGCAAGTCACAtcacctctgtgcctctgtttctacATCCGTAAAATTGAGGATAACAGTCCCTACTTCATAAGGGTGTTAAAATCCTTGCTAATAGTATTAAGTGAAGTTTGTATCTCTAGACATTTTAGCCCATATTAAGGACTCAGTAATTGCTCATTCTTATTGTGTTTGGAAACTATTCATAATAGCAGGCAATTCCCTTTACCTCAAATcaaattaaaacacaaagaaactgtCTACGTTTTTAAAACGTTTTATTAACACTTGGACTCAATTGCATTATCCATGTATCCGCAATAGCAGAGAAACAGTGATGGTGGACCATCCCCATGGGGGACACATGTCCTTTggcaaaacaaacataaatagtGGGAAACAACACCAAATACAATAATAACATAGTACGTAATAAAGACTAAATTAAGAGAAGGAACAGGGACGACCGGGAGGGGTCGTGAGTGTGGAGAGGGTGCGTCGGGCTCAGGTGATCTTTCCTGCAGAACACTTGCCCCGGCCTCAGAGCAGCTCAGTTCAGTTCAAGGTCATCCATGTACTCCTGGACCCAGGGATCACTGGGGTTGGCGCACACCTGCCTGCCCTTTTTGGTTTGGAATCTGTGGAGCAAAGAGTGGACAGGTTAGAATCCCATGGGACCTTGCCTGTGGTGGGTATCTCCCTGTCCTTCACCATGGCTCATGCTGGACAGCCTACTGGGTGAGAAGACCCTTCCTGGGGTGCTGCTGGGACCTGATTCCTTGTAACTTCCTCCTTGGGTTTAGCTGTGGCCTCCTGAGTTGCCCAGATTAGGAACCAATGAGTTTTGCAATCAATGTGGACATATCTCCCCATTCATTCCCTGCTGCCCCTAGCAATGACTTTGGCACGTGTTTTCTAAGTATGGTTTAAGAATTCAGCCCACATCTTCTATCATCTTTTTGACCGTCCCTGTTTTCCTGGCCTCTAGCTAACTTCCTCCCCAGAAAGCACCTTCCCCTCCTTTAGCTCCCACCCAGCCCTCTCCAGGTCTCAGCAGGTGACACCATGACCTGTTCCTCACTGCTTTCAGGGAGGCCTTCAGCCCTGACACCTGCCTCCCTACTGCTTCATCTCCCCTCACCTCAAACAGGCCCCCTTTTCTAATCCTGCCCTCACCCTCGCCTCCAAGAAAGGCCCCAGGGTTGATACTCACACGACAGCTGGCTGGGAGCAGAGACTGCTGGTCTCGTAATAATCGATCACAAAGTGGCGAGGAAGCTTCCGCAGGGTGTAAGAGAAGCAGCAGGCAGTGGGAGGGTCTGAGCCCACTGGGAAGAAAGGCCAAGGTGAGACAGAAGCTCTACCCAGAGCTATTCATTTTGGCTTCTAGTTATAGATATTCAAAGGGCATCCCTGTGGATCTGCCAGATCCCCAAATATGGTCCCTTGTATCTAATCCCACCCACTCTGAGTAGGAGTCTTATTCTGAATAGAGAATCCTAGGAGAAGACCACGAAAGGATTCTAGAAGGTTCAGGCTGTATCGGGTCTTAGAGCACAGGTCTAactcccttcattttacagatggggaaaccaaggcacagagagagacagggactTGCTTAAACCAGTCTATGGGTTGCTGTTTCTTAAGAAAACGGGAATTTGAATATTACTGAGTGTCTACCAGACTCTACGTTTACCTGCAGGCTACTTAGGAATCTTCTCTGCTCCCTTTTGTCGCATCCCCAGATGTTAGTGTTGGACCAGCCCCAACTAGAAAAGTCAGCGCTGCCTACATCCTGACTCAGTGGCAGCTGGAAGAATGGACTTACTTGGTGCTGAGAGAGCCGGAGAGCAGAAAGCAGCTGAGAGCACGAGGAAGGAGAGGACAGTCAGGCAGAGCTTCATGGTCTTGGTTGAGGAGAGAC
This sequence is a window from Pseudorca crassidens isolate mPseCra1 chromosome 19, mPseCra1.hap1, whole genome shotgun sequence. Protein-coding genes within it:
- the LOC137213021 gene encoding C-C motif chemokine 4; protein product: MKLCLTVLSFLVLSAAFCSPALSAPMGSDPPTACCFSYTLRKLPRHFVIDYYETSSLCSQPAVVFQTKKGRQVCANPSDPWVQEYMDDLELN